The following is a genomic window from Desulforegula conservatrix Mb1Pa.
CATAAATCGGATTTTTTGCGACCTTGTCAATAATAATGACCTTTACCGTAAACTTATGATATATTGGTTAACACTAAAAAATGTTTAAATAAGTTGTAAGCATATTAGGTTGTGTAACTCATAAGTCTATTGCGTTATTGTCTTTTTAACTTTTCTTGTTTGTCGCCATCCCCCCAAAAAAGGAGATATTTATGAAAAAAAAGCTTTCCGGAATACTTGTGTCAATGGTTTTATCTGTTTTTTGTCTGGCAACCTATTCATATTCAGCGCCCCTTGAAATAGGCGCCCTCAATTTTCCTCCGTATTATAATGTGGAGAATGACACAACCATCACAGGCGGTTATTATGTCGATATGCTGAAAATGGTTTTTGAAAGGGCAGGGGTTGAGTATACTTTAAAGGGATATCCAGCAAAAAGACTTTACACCAATGTCGGAGACGGCACGACCCAGGTCTGGATGGGTACGCTCGGAGTCGCGGAATATGAGGGAAAGACAATAGTAAGTCCAAAGCAGACCTCAGAGATAAATCTCGAGGTTTACACACTTGGTTCTGCTGATCTGCTGCCAAAAACAGTCGATGATCTTAAAGGAAAGTCAGTAATAACAATCTTTGGCTATAATTATGGCGGAACACTAAAATTTTTGAATGATCCACAGAACAACATTAAAGCCGAACCTGCCAAGACACATGAGTCAGCCTTCAAGATGCTCCAGGCTGGCAGGGCTCCGTTTGTTCTTGATTACAGGGAACCTGCAACAGAGACTCTTGCAAAGCTTAACATTCCTGATATCAAGAAAAACTCCATTAAAAACCTTGGGATTTATATACACATAAGCAACAAGGTACCGGACGCCCAGGCAATCATGGATAAACTCATGAAAGCCTACGATGAGCTAAAGGCAGAAGGCAAAATAAAATAATTCGAAAATCCTGGATGTCTGTTTTTTAAATCATGGCATCCGGGCCCTGATGATCACAAAACATAAGGGTTTCTCCTGCCTGGGAACGGAGGGAATTCATGGCTTTAAAAAAAAGATGTTTTTTATTAATATTTTTTTTTGTCGCCTGCATGGA
Proteins encoded in this region:
- a CDS encoding substrate-binding periplasmic protein, encoding MKKKLSGILVSMVLSVFCLATYSYSAPLEIGALNFPPYYNVENDTTITGGYYVDMLKMVFERAGVEYTLKGYPAKRLYTNVGDGTTQVWMGTLGVAEYEGKTIVSPKQTSEINLEVYTLGSADLLPKTVDDLKGKSVITIFGYNYGGTLKFLNDPQNNIKAEPAKTHESAFKMLQAGRAPFVLDYREPATETLAKLNIPDIKKNSIKNLGIYIHISNKVPDAQAIMDKLMKAYDELKAEGKIK